From the genome of Rhodobacteraceae bacterium Araon29, one region includes:
- the ccmE gene encoding cytochrome c maturation protein CcmE — MKNLKKQRRIQVIILMFIALGLSVALIGYGLRDGINYFRSPSQVLQDPPDPSEIFRIGGLVETGSIVRGSGQVIKFIVTDTNARVQVEFNGILPDLFAENQGMIGTGNYINNTFQAYEILAKHDEKYMPKEVVDMLKEQGVFQPATD, encoded by the coding sequence GTGAAGAACCTTAAAAAGCAACGCAGAATTCAAGTTATAATTCTAATGTTTATTGCGCTTGGATTATCCGTTGCCCTCATCGGGTACGGACTGCGCGATGGTATAAACTATTTCAGATCACCAAGTCAGGTTTTGCAAGACCCACCAGACCCCTCAGAAATCTTTAGAATAGGTGGTTTGGTTGAAACAGGCTCGATTGTGCGGGGTAGCGGCCAAGTTATTAAATTTATTGTAACAGATACAAATGCACGGGTTCAGGTGGAATTTAATGGTATTCTGCCGGATTTATTTGCCGAAAATCAAGGCATGATAGGAACCGGAAATTACATTAACAATACTTTTCAAGCCTATGAAATACTAGCAAAACATGATGAAAAATATATGCCAAAAGAGGTTGTAGATATGTTAAAAGAACAAGGCGTGTTTCAACCAGCCACTGATTAG